One segment of Nostoc piscinale CENA21 DNA contains the following:
- the psbP gene encoding photosystem II reaction center PsbP: MAIICLLMLSFSLSNPGVAAAAGFKSYVDTADGYQFLYPNGWLPVKVANGPDVVFHDLIEISENVSVVISPVPEGKTLKELGAPTEVGYKLGKAALAPSDSGRTAELVDAREKDNEGKTYYILEYLVKLPNNQQRHNIASVAVSRGKLFTFNASIPEKRWAKVKRTMENVVDSFTVY, from the coding sequence ATTGCAATTATTTGCCTATTAATGTTGAGCTTCAGCTTGAGTAATCCTGGTGTAGCTGCTGCGGCTGGATTTAAAAGCTATGTAGATACTGCTGATGGCTATCAGTTTTTATACCCTAACGGCTGGTTACCCGTGAAAGTTGCCAATGGCCCTGATGTCGTATTTCATGATTTGATAGAAATCTCTGAAAATGTTTCTGTGGTGATTAGTCCGGTTCCTGAAGGTAAAACCTTAAAAGAATTGGGCGCTCCCACAGAAGTTGGCTATAAACTTGGCAAAGCGGCACTTGCACCTTCTGATTCTGGGCGGACAGCTGAATTAGTTGATGCGCGAGAGAAGGATAATGAAGGTAAAACCTACTATATATTAGAGTATTTAGTAAAACTACCGAATAATCAGCAACGACATAACATCGCTAGTGTTGCTGTGAGTCGTGGCAAACTGTTTACCTTTAACGCCTCAATTCCCGAAAAACGTTGGGCAAAGGTGAAACGGACTATGGAAAATGTTGTCGATTCTTTCACAGTGTATTAA